Proteins encoded in a region of the Rutidosis leptorrhynchoides isolate AG116_Rl617_1_P2 chromosome 9, CSIRO_AGI_Rlap_v1, whole genome shotgun sequence genome:
- the LOC139867957 gene encoding uncharacterized protein, translating into MEWFLLFMMADASNEDSQTMKTLNPPIYLREYYFLYKIDTRQYHGYLRSCPPSFGAGRFIGPRSGNRLAKSVRIRVETRWKGRGAVKTNGYKLWFSRSRVARNGVGIIIGPPYNENVVDIDRRSDRIMSVRLVIQEVTYTVISAYAPHAGLGEAEKRHFWESLDEVVRMYPQEHRLLIGGDLNGHIGTDVEGYARAHGGFGFGIRNEEGISILEFAVAHDLVVANSFFKKTDAQLATFQSGGHSTQIDYLLLRKGALRTCRDCKVLTDLTCSSQHRLLVMDLALQRRVTESVRPIHPKIMWKKLNGEKAETFKTSVVERIGASVEMAPNDDADQMWICLASTIREVAKEALGVVVGTSRVHKTDRESWWFSDEVQSKVALKQLRKLDSKEGANDIYRIAKARERRRRDLDNIKFIKNEASQTLVKEHGIRKRWEGYFSSLFVGGRPERHEDLQDADIEQFQINRDCEEINQEEVRLALRKMGRNKAVGPDQIPIEAWRCLDDDGIRWLTCLFNKTFRSSKMSMEWRLSETIPIYKNKGDAQICKSKEELKRRLEQWRVALESNGLKISRQNTEYLRCVFDRNDDVQDDGVNICIGDQILHPQTSFRYLGSVLHKSGRIDEDVSHRIKVGSACCCCVEVDEP; encoded by the exons aTAAGATTGACACTAGACAGTATCATGGTTACTTGAGGTCATGTCCTCCTAGTTTTGGGGCGGGTAGGTTTATAGGGCCTAGAAGTGGCAATAGGCTAGCGAAGTCGGTTAGAATTAGAGTGG agactagatggaagggtcGAGGGGCGGTCAAGACCAATGGCTACAAGTTATGGTTCTCGAGATCAAGAGTAGCTAGAAACGGAGTAGGAATCATTATAGGACCACCCTATAATGAGAATGTTGTGGATATAGACCGACGgagcgataggattatgtcggttaggtTAGTTATCCAGGAGGTGACCTACACTGTCATTAGTGCTTACGCGCCTCATGCGGGCCTTGGAGAAGCTGAAAAGAGACACTTCTGGGAATCGCTAGACGAGGTTGTGAGGATGTACCCTCAGGAACATCGATTACTTATTGGTGGAGACCTCAATGGTCATATAGGAACGGATGTCGAGGGATATGCGAGAGCCCATGGGGGCTTTGGGTTCGGAATTAGAAATGAGGAAGGGATCTCTATTCTTGAATTTGCTGTTGCACACGATTTGGTTGTTGCAAATTCATTTTTCAAGAAGACGGATGCTCAGTTAGCGACTTTCCAAAGCGGGGGTCATAGTACCCAGATTGACTACTTGCTACTTCGCAAAGGGGCTCTTAGGACTTGTAGAGACTGTAAGGTCCTGACTGACTTGACATGCTCCTCCCAGCACAGATTGTTGGTCATGGATTTGGCTCTTCAGAGACGAGTTACCGAGAGTGTGAGGCCCATCCACCCTAAGATCATGTGGAAAAAGCTAAACGGAGAGAAGGCGGAGACTTTTAAAACATCGGTTGTAGAAAGAATTGGTGCATCAGTAGAAATGGCACCTAACGATGATGCGGATCAGATGTGGATTTGTCTGGCGTCCACCATTAGAGAGGTAGCCAAGGAAGCCTTAGGTGTGGTAGTAGGAACATCGAGGGTACATAAGACTGATAGAGAATCATGGTGGTTTAGTGATGAGGTTCAAAGCAAAGTCGCGCTTAAGCAACTAAG GAAGCTTGACTCCAAAGAGGGAGCAAATGATATATAcaggatagccaaagctagggagcgaaggCGCAGGGATCTtgataacatcaagtttatcaaaaATGAAGCTAGTCAAACTTTAGTAAAGGAACACGgaattaggaaaagatgggaagggtaTTTCTCATCTCTCTTCGTTGGGGGCAGACCCGAGCGTCACGAAGATCTGCAAGACGCAGATATAGAACAATTCCAGATCAATAGGGATTGTGAGGAAATCAATCAAGAGGAAGTAAGATTGGCACTACGTAAGATGGGGAGAAATAAAGCTGTGGGACCAGACCAGATCCCTATCGAGGCGTGGCGGTGCCTTGACGATGATGGTATTAGGTGGCTGACTTGCCTTTTCAACAAGACGTTTCGAAGCTCTAAAATGTCTATGGAATGGAGACTGAGCGAGACTATCCCCATCTATAAGAATAAAGGGGATGCTCAAATTTGCA AATCTAAGGAGGAGCTTAAAAGAAGATTAGAGCAATGGAGGGTGGCCTTAGAAAGTAATGGTCTAAAAATTAGTAGACAAAACACGGAATATCTTAGGTGTGTTTTTGATAGGAACGACGATGTACAAGATGATGGAGTGAACATCTGCATTggagaccagatcttgcatccaCAAACTTCGTTTAGATACCTAGGCTCGGTGCTCCACAAATCAGGGAGGATTGACGAAGACGTTTCGCACCGTATTAAG GTTGGGAGCGCGTGTTGCtgttgtgttgaagttgatgagccatga
- the LOC139867958 gene encoding uncharacterized protein has protein sequence MGFGEKWINWIEACLKSASISILVNGSPTNEFGIKRGVRQGDPLSPFLFIITAEGLNILAKSAIEKGIFRGIEVCEDKVLVSHLQYADDTIFFREWNRINAINLRNILRCFERASGLKVNFQKSYLYGIGVDSLDATCLARYIGCQVGTLPFIYLGLPIGSKMNKLKDWNPIIDKFNSRLSSSAIEELEIGFKHSFIKSIDDGSSTLFWQEHWIGNDKLCNIFPRIYRLDRVENVCIKDRVKIVGQQHVFTWDWLRLPRGRTESELTELMNLLSTFSLSVNGNDTWKWNLAPNGMFTVKKLSVLIDSKILGSYSAPCHTMRNCLIPKKKLKFLYGKLKKNDW, from the exons ATGGGATTTGGTGAGAAGTGGATTAATTGGATTGAGGCTTGTCTTAAATCGGCCTCAATTTCGATATTAGTCAACGGGTCACCTACAAATGAATTTGGGATCAAAAGAGGGGTTCGACAAGGTGATCCATTGTCCCCCTTTCTTTTTATCATCACGGCGGAAGGTCTTAATATACTTGCAAAATCGGCTATTGAAAAAGGAATCTTTAGGGGTATTGAAGTTTGTGAAGACAAGGTATTGGTATCAcatttacaatatgcggatgataccatATTTTTCAGGGAATGGAATCGAATAAATGCTATTAACTTGAGAAATATTCTTAGATGTTTCGAACGGGCTTCGGGTTTGAAAGTCAATTTTCAAAAAAGCTACTTGTATGGGATTGGTGTTGATTCGTTGGATGCTACGTGTTTGGCTCGGTATATTGGTTGTCAAGTTGGGACCCTACCTTTTATTTATCTCGGGTTGCCTATCGGGTCGAAAATGAACAAATTGAAGGATTGGAACCCGATCATTGATAAATTCAATTCAAGGCTTTCAA GTTCTGCAATCGAAGAATTAGAGATTGGTTTCAAGCACTCCTTTATCAAATCAATCGATGATGGCAGTTCTACATTGTTTTGGCAAGAGCATTGGATTGGAAATGACAAGCTATGCAACATATTTCCGCGTATTTACAGGTTAGATAGAGTTGAAAACGTGTGTATTAAAGACAGAGTCAAGATCGTCGGGCAGCAGCATGTATTTACTTGGGACTGGTTGCGGCTACCAAGAGGGAGAACAGAATCTGAATTGACCGAGTTAATGAATCTGCTCTCAACATTCAGCCTAAGCGTCAACGGCAATGATACATGGAAATGGAATCTTGCACCAAATGGTATGTTTACGGTTAAGAAGCTTTCTGTTTTAATTGATTCAAAGATCCTCGGATCGTATTCTGCTCCTTGCCATACTATGCGAAACTGTTTAATACCAAAAAAAAAGTTGAAATTTTTATATGGCAAGCTCAAAAAAAACGATTGGTAG
- the LOC139865821 gene encoding V-type proton ATPase subunit C-like: MATRYWLVSLPVQSSPTSLWSRLQESISKNSFDTPLYRFNIPNLRVGTLDSLLSLSDDLLKSNAFIEGCSHKIRRQIEDLEKVSGIMASSLTVDGVPVDSYLTKFVWDEAKYPTMSPLKEIVDGIHVQVAKIDDDLKVRIAEYNNVRSQLNQINRKQTGSLAVRDLSNLVKPDDIISSEHLVTLIAVVPKYSQKDWLSCYETLTTYVVPRSSKNLHEDNEYALYTVTLFNRDADNFRIKARERGFQIRDFEYNSETQESRKQEIEKLTQDQESLRSSLLQWCYTSYGEVFTSWMHFCAVRLFAESILRYGLPPSFLSAVLSPSVKSEKKVRTILEGLCGSSNNTFWKTEDEGNMASLGGEADTHPYVSFTINLI; encoded by the exons ATGGCGACAAGATACTGGTTAGTTTCTCTTCCCGTTCAAAGCTCTCCCACTTCATTATGGAGCCGATTACAAGAATCAATCTCCAAAAATTCATTCGACACTCCTCTCTAcaga TTCAATATCCCTAATTTACGTGTCGGTACTCTCGATTCGCTTTTATCTCTCAGCGATGATCTACTCAAG TCGAATGCGTTTATTGAAGGATGTTCGCATAAGATACGACGTCAGATCGAAGATTTGGAGAAGGTGTCTGGAATTATGGCGAGTTCATTGACGGTGGACGGAGTTCCAGTCGATTCATACCTAACGAA ATTTGTGTGGGATGAAGCTAAGTATCCAACAATGTCTCCTCTTAAGGAGATTGTTGATGGCATTCATGTCCAAGTTGCCAAAATTGATGATGATCTGAAG GTTCGTATTGCTGAGTATAACAATGTTCGCAGTCAACTCAATCAAATTAACAGAAAGCAGACTGGAAG CTTAGCTGTTCGTGATTTGTCCAACTTAGTAAAGCCTGATGACATCATCAGTTCAGAACATTTGGTTACACTCATTGCTGTTGTTCCCAAGTATTCCCAGAAGGATTGGCTGTCGTGTTATGAGACACTCACCACTTATgtg GTCCCCAGATCCTCCAAGAATCTACACGAGGACAACGAGTATGCTCTCTATACTGTCACTTTATTTAACCGCGATGCTGATAATTTTCGAATTAAGGCACGCGAAAGAGGATTTCAG ATTCGCGATTTTGAATATAATTCGGAAACTCAAGAGAGTCGGAAGCAGGAGATTGAAAAACTGACGCAAGACCAGGAATCTCTGAGAAGTTCTCTTTTGCAATGGTGCTACACCAGTTATGGAGAG GTTTTCACTTCCTGGATGCACTTTTGTGCCGTTCGCTTATTTGCTGAGAGCATTTTGAGATACGGGTTACCGCCCTCCTTTTTG TCTGCTGTATTGTCACCATCTGTGAAAAGTGAGAAGAAAGTTCGTACGATCCTTGAAGGCCTCTGCGGCAGTTCTAACAA CACGTTCTGGAAAACTGAGGATGAAGGAAACATGGCCAGCTTGGGTGGTGAAGCCGATACCCACCCTTACGTCTCCTTTACCATTAACCTTATATGA